Within the Enterococcus hirae ATCC 9790 genome, the region TTAAATCATAGAAAACAAAATCTCTATTAAGAATACTGTATCAAATTCTTAAATGCTAGTACCTAGAGAGAATTTTCACTTCTTTTTGTTTCCATTGTAAAAAGCCCCGTATAAAACCACTATTTTTATATTAATGGTGATGGCTGAGGCTTCGCTTTATTAAATCAATTCATTCTTTTTTCTTGAAATCTCTAACACGGTGCCGGTATACGCATCCGCTAAAAATTCGTAGCAAATGATTTCGCCATCTTCCAGGCGGGAAATCCCTCCACGATAAGCTTTGGAATGGATCGCAAATTTTCTAGTCGGTTCTTTTTCAAATGAGATCCAAGACCCCTCGATGGAGCCTTCTTTTAAGAATGATTCTTTGACTTGTTCTAAGACTTGATCAGCTGATAACGTTTTCTTACGTTGATACAAAACCATTGAAGTGATGCCACTGATTAAACCAAGTCCGATACCTATAGCAAGACCGTTTTTAAAATTATTTGACTCACATTCTTCAGAATACATACGTCTTACCTCCTTCTTTGTCCAAAAAGATTATCTTCATTTATTCTACCATACTCTGTGTTTTTCTTAGAAATAAATAACCGCTATCAATTAAAATAAGCTATAATAAATGTGAGTGATTGACTAAGAGCAATACAAATTAGTCAGTCAACTATAAATTTGAGAGGAGCATAGTCTGAAT harbors:
- a CDS encoding PepSY domain-containing protein, whose protein sequence is MYSEECESNNFKNGLAIGIGLGLISGITSMVLYQRKKTLSADQVLEQVKESFLKEGSIEGSWISFEKEPTRKFAIHSKAYRGGISRLEDGEIICYEFLADAYTGTVLEISRKKNELI